One window of the Eucalyptus grandis isolate ANBG69807.140 chromosome 6, ASM1654582v1, whole genome shotgun sequence genome contains the following:
- the LOC104452104 gene encoding (-)-germacrene D synthase-like — protein MDEYMSIALVSSGYPLLAVTSFVGMPDIVTKDDLDWLFNDPKILKASTIICRLMNDLATHNFSFLQVFHKDIDPTQLLWNIDEQEAENNLRKQVNDSWKDINEECLHPTAVAMPLLVGILNLSRVMDVLYKDGGDHYTSPHIALKDYIHSVLIDPVQ, from the exons ATGGATGAGTACATGTCCATTGCACTAGTATCAAGTGGTTACCCATTGTTAGCTGTCACGTCCTTCGTGGGAATGCCTGATATCGTCACAAAAGACGATCTAGATTGGTTGTTCAACGACCCAAAGATCCTCAAGGCTTCAACAATCATCTGCAGGCTCATGAATGATTTGGCGACACATAACTTTTCGTTCTTGCAAGTGTTCCATAAAGATATAGACCCAACCCAACTCCTATGGAATATAGACG AACAAGAAGCGGAAAACAACCTGCGCAAGCAAGTGAATGACTCGTGGAAGGACATCAATGAGGAGTGTCTTCACCCGACTGCTGTCGCAATGCCGCTTCTCGTGGGAATTCTCAACCTCTCACGAGTGATGGATGTGTTGTACAAGGATGGCGGAGATCATTATACCAGTCCTCATATTGCACTGAAAGATTACATACATTCGGTGCTCATAGACCCAGTGCAATAG